The Natrinema pellirubrum DSM 15624 region CGGAACGACGCCTCGAGTGACGGCATTCGCCGCCGAGATCACAGTCGGGAACGGACGCCTCGAGACACCACCCACACCAGACGGGCGGCTCTCGCTGCGAGCGCAACGGCGCTACTGACAGCGATAGCCGGCTGTACGACCGCAATGGACTTCATCGGAGACCGGTTGCTCGAACAGGTCAACGTGTTCAACGAAACCGACCGACGAGTCGCCGGTTCCATCGCCGTCGGCGACCCCGCCGGTGAAACGGTTCTCGACGAGACGTTCGACCTCGCTCCGTCGGAGTCGGGGAACGACAACGAAGGGTCGGCCTCCGGAGACGACGAACAGTCCGTCGCAGTGTACGACGACGTGTGGGGCGAGGCCGGCTCGTACGAAGTGACCGTCGAACTGACTGACACCGAAATAGACGGCCGATCACGGGCGAGCGAAACGGTGACGATTAGCGATCCCGACGAGCAGTTACTCGGTGTCGCACTCGGTTCCGAGGAGGTCGGTGAACCGATCGGCTTCCGCGTCGGCGAGAGCCTCTCGGATCTGGCGTAACGCGAGCCGCTATATAACACTATTCCCAGACTTACGCGTGATTGGGCATTTCGCCCCTCGAGTAGCGATTTTCAGCAGCCAACGGAAGCGCAAGAGTGTTTCCGTCCGTTGGGAACGGAATTTCTGAGTGGGTGGTTGACCGCGCTACGCGGCCCAAACAAGGAGTTTTCCAACAGGGCGTTGGTTCGATAATTCCCGGGAGAGGAGACGAAATACATTACCCTTCCAAGCGACTAGCTCGGCCGATATCACGGTCCGAACTGATCGACATGTACCAGGTTCCACCCTTTGGCAGTGCCGTGGCGTTGTTTCTCGCGGGAGTGTACTGTATCGGAACGGACATCTCGCGTGTCGTGATCGATGCCAGTGATGGCAGTCGGTGCCGGCGAGTACACCGATTACGTGGAGTCGCGGTCGTCGCGCTCAAGGACGTCCTGCTGGCGCACGAGGTGAGAAGACCGCGGATACGACACTCGAAACGATCGTTCTACGGAGGGATCGACACACAACAAATCGCGGCAACGGCCACTAGTGACTAACGAATGTCCGACACCTCGCCGTCAGAACCCAGCTGTACACTCTGTGACCTCCCCGTCAGTGGGAGTGACATCGTATCGGACGGCAATCGGTTCTGCTGTACTGGCTGTCGAGATGTCTACGTCACCCTTGGGGACGTCGACGACATCGACGCCGACGACGTCCGCCGCGCTCGAGACGATTCACAGTCCGATCGCGAGGTCCCGTCGGATCACGACGCGACGTTTCTAGAAGTCGACGGGATGCACTGTGCGACCTGCGAGGCGTTTATCGAATCAGCCGCGACGACGATCGACGGCGTCAGCGATGCCAGCTCGAGTTACGTGACCGACACGGTTCGAATCGATCACGATCCGGACCGCGTCTCGGCGGCCGACCTCCAAGAGGAGATCAGCGGACTCGGCTATAGCGCCTACGCCCGCGACGATACGTTCAGCCGTCGGAGAGCGAATAACTGGGAGATGGGGCGAATCGCAGTCGGCGTCCTCATGGGAATGTCCGTCATGTTGCAGTACCTCGTCATCATCTACCCGACGTACTTCGGCGGCCTGTTTTACGGCGACCGGGTCACGGAGTTTTTCGAAAGCGCGCTCGCGAGTTCCGTCGCCACGCCATTCTACGTCGTCATCGCGGCGCTCACGACGATCATCCTGGGCGTGACTGGCAAGCCGATCCTCCAAGGGGCGTACGTCAGCGTGAAGACGCGGTCGCCGAACATGGATCTCCTCGTCGCGATCGCGGCCGTGAGCGCGTACCTCTACAGTACGCTCTCGATCGTGTTCGGTGGCGAACACATCTACTACGACGTGACCGTCGCGATAATCGTTATCGTCACGGTCGGCAACTATTACGAATCGTCGATCAAGCAGGAGGCGACCGAGCGCCTCTCCGACCTGACTTCTATCCAGGTCAACGAAGCCCGTCGCGTTCGCGAGGACGGTGAGGCAGAAGACGTCGCAGTCGAGGATCTCGAGGTCGATGATCGCGTGTTGGTCCGGTCCGGGGAACGGATCCCCGTCGACGGGACGGTCGTCGACGGTGACGCAGCCGTCGACGAGGCGGTCGTCACCGGTGAGTCCCTTCCCGCTCGGAAGACCGCGGGCGATACCGTCGTCGGCGGCTCGATGGTGACGGACGGCGGGGTGACCGTCCGCGTCGGAGCGGAGGCGACGAGTAGCCTCGATCGGATCACCGAACTCGTCTGGGACCTGCAAAGCGGCTCCCACGGGATTCAGAAACTCGCGGACAAACTGGCGACGATCTTCGTGCCGGTCGTTCTCGCTCTCGCAGTCGTCGTTACGGGCGTGAACTTCCTTCTCGGGAACGGCGTTTCCGCCCTTCTCGTCGGGCTCACGGTGTTGATCGTTTCCTGTCCCTGTGCGCTCGGGCTGGCGACGCCGCTTGCAGTCGCCGCAGGGGTCCGCGACGCGTTGGAACGCTCGATCGTCGTCTTCGACGATAGCATCTTCGAGCGAATCCGCGACGCGGAGACCGTCATCTTCGACAAGACCGGCACACTGACGACGGGTGAAATGACCGTCATCGAGACCGATCTCGGGACGGCGTTGCTCGAGAAAGCGGCACTTCTCGAGCAGCGCTCGTCACATCCCGTCGGTGAGGCCATCGCCACCGAGCGACCGGTGCCCGACGGTGGATCGGTCGAGTCCGGGTCGGACGCCGATTCACCGGCCGACCGTGTCGTCTCCTTCGACAGTTATCGGAACGGCGTCTCGGGTATTGTCGACGGAGACGAGATCATCGTCGGCCACCCGGACCTGTTCCGCGATCACGACTGGGACGTTCCCGCGAACATCACCGATCGAATTGCGAACAGCCGTGAAACCGGACGAGTTCCGGTTGCTGTCGGTCGCAACGGGACTGCTGAAGGCGTCATCGTCGTCGGTGACAAACTGCGGGAGAACTGGGACGAGACGGTGGCATCCATTTCCGACGATGGGAAAGATGTGGTCGTCCTCACCGGCGACGATGCCCGGGCGGCACAGCAGTTTCGGGATCACGCTGCCGTCGACGACGTGTTTGCGGGCGTTCCGCCGGAAGGAAAGGCCGAGACCGTCACGCGATTCAACGAGACGGGACGGACGGTGATGGTCGGCGATGGAACCAACGACGCACCGGCGCTGGCCGCGGCCGATCTCGGCATCGCTCTAGGCGGTGGGACTGCGATGGCTGCTGACGCCGCGGACGTCGCCCTCGTCGATGACGACCTCGCGTCCGTCGGGACGGTCTTCGAACTCGCTCGAGCGACGAACCGCCGTGTGAAAGGCAATATTGCGTGGGCGTTTTGCTACAACGCCATCGCGATCCCGCTTGCCGTGATCGGTCTGTTGAACCCGCTCTTTGCAGCGCTCGCGATGGGCGGGAGCAGTCTGCTGGTCGTCGTGAATTCGACTCGGCCACTACTGTCCGACGAGGATACCGCCTGAGTTCCCTTCCGACCATTCTCGGCTACCGACGGATGATTCGCCAGAAGCGCCGCTTGCCGGATTCGTCCCCCAGTGAAAGAGGGCCACCTCGAGGACGCCACCCTCGAGTACGGACGTTCGATGGGGCCCTCTCCGAGGTCGCAAAAAGCGGTGCCGGGGAAACTGGCCCGTCGCAGTCTCAGCGGCCGATCGTCCCCTGCCGAGTGATCGGGGCGTCGGGGTTGATGGAAAACGCAACGATCGTCGACACCTCGGTCGCGGTGACGGACACGTCGCTCTCGCCGGTCACGAGCGCGCTCTCGGTGTATCCGACGGACTCGTCGCCGACGTCGACTGCCCCCTCGAAGACATAACAGTAGGTATCCGAACAGGTGCCGCCACTCGTTGGGGGCCGGATCGGGGATCGGCGCGTGTTGGATGCCCGGCTCGAGGTCGAGACTGTGTGGTCGGACGAAGAGCTGAAGCATCCGCAGCGGCGGGTCGTCCGCGAGCGTCTCCTCGGCGTGCCAGAAGCCGCTGCCGGCGTTCATCACCAGCAGGTGTTCGGGATCGGTAACGAGTTCGTTCCCTTGCCGGTCGTCGTGACGCATCACCCCGTGGGGAACCCACGAGATGATCTCCTCGTTGCGGTGTTGATGCATCCGGATCAGTGTTCCCGGATCCATGAACGACTCGACGACCGCCGCAAGCGGACCGTATCCGTGGTCGTCGTGGCCCGGGACCGGACGGCCGGGGAAATTGAAATGGATCCTGAACTTGCCCTGATTTTGTGAGACATCCGTTCGTGGGGCGGTGTGGATTCGCGACTGCGCCGACGCGGAATCGTCCATTCGCTCTCCGTAGTTCCTCGAGCGCTATATGTGTTCTGTGCGCTGGTGACCGCTCGTCTCTCGAACCGGGAATTGCTCTCTAGTCACCCTGCACTAGCTCTCTGATAACCGCTTAGTTAGAATAGCTCTACATATCACTCTATTAATCATGGCAATTCGGCTGTAAGTGGGTGTTCTGTCGATTGTTCCGTTCCCAAACCCTTTTGACTAACTAGTTAGTAAGCTCCCTATCGATCAGATGGCAGATGAACCAGCTACCGACATTCTGGATGCAACGTATCGCGCCCTCTGCGAGCATGGCTACGCGAACCTCACACTGCGGGATATCGCTGCCGAAACGGACAAGAGCAAGGCGTCGATCCACTACTACTACGATTCCAAAGACGAGTTGTTCGTCGCCTTTCTCGACGAATTATACGAGCAGTTCACCGATCGCGTGGGCACGCACGACGGAGACACGGCACGTGAACGACTCGAGACGCTCTTTCAGGTATTGCTCACTACCGACGCCGACTCGTCTCGGAGGGAGTTTCGAACTGCGATGCTCGAACTGAAGGCACAGGCTCCGTACAACCCGCCGCTGCGGGAACGCCTCATCGAATTTGACGAGTTCCTGTTCGAACAACTACGAGAGATCCTTTCGGCTGGCGTACACGCCGGTGAGTTCGACGGATCCGTCGATCCAGCCCGCCACGCGGAGTTTCTCACGACGGCGATTACCGGCGCACAAACCCGTCACGTCGTCATCGACCACTCCTCTGCACGGCTTTACGGTACGATGACCGGATACCTCGAGCGACAGCTGCTCGCCGACGAGAACTCGGAGGTCGCACAGTAATGGGGTCGTCCAGCCGTCTCGGATCGCTGTTCAAAGGCCCCGAGGAGTTCGATCTGACCTCGGGTAGCATCGGGAAGCCGCTGTTTTTCCTCTCGATGCCGATCGTCGTCACGAACCTCTTCCAGACCGCGTATAATCTCGCGGATACGTTCTGGCTCGGCCAGTACGACACCGATGCGCTCGCTGCGATTAGCTTCGCGTTCCCGATGGTGTTTCTGCTCATCTCGCTCGGGATGGGGATCTCGGTCGCCGGCAGCGTTCTCGTCGCACAGTTCACCGGTGCGGGCGAGGAACGCGAGGCCGAGTACGCCGCGTCACAGACGATAACGTTCGCCGTTATCGCTTCGGTCATCCTCGGCAGCGTCGGCTACGTCAGCGTCGACACGTTCCTCGGCCTGCTGGGCGCGTCACGGGACGTGCTGCCGCTGGCGACGAGCTACATGGAAGTCATCTCGCTCGGCCTGCTGTTCATGTTCGGGTTCGCCGTCTTCGTCGCACTCATGCGCGGGTACGGCGATACGATCACGCCGATGCTCGTGATGTTCGGGTCAGTCGTACTGAACATCG contains the following coding sequences:
- a CDS encoding heavy metal translocating P-type ATPase, encoding MSDTSPSEPSCTLCDLPVSGSDIVSDGNRFCCTGCRDVYVTLGDVDDIDADDVRRARDDSQSDREVPSDHDATFLEVDGMHCATCEAFIESAATTIDGVSDASSSYVTDTVRIDHDPDRVSAADLQEEISGLGYSAYARDDTFSRRRANNWEMGRIAVGVLMGMSVMLQYLVIIYPTYFGGLFYGDRVTEFFESALASSVATPFYVVIAALTTIILGVTGKPILQGAYVSVKTRSPNMDLLVAIAAVSAYLYSTLSIVFGGEHIYYDVTVAIIVIVTVGNYYESSIKQEATERLSDLTSIQVNEARRVREDGEAEDVAVEDLEVDDRVLVRSGERIPVDGTVVDGDAAVDEAVVTGESLPARKTAGDTVVGGSMVTDGGVTVRVGAEATSSLDRITELVWDLQSGSHGIQKLADKLATIFVPVVLALAVVVTGVNFLLGNGVSALLVGLTVLIVSCPCALGLATPLAVAAGVRDALERSIVVFDDSIFERIRDAETVIFDKTGTLTTGEMTVIETDLGTALLEKAALLEQRSSHPVGEAIATERPVPDGGSVESGSDADSPADRVVSFDSYRNGVSGIVDGDEIIVGHPDLFRDHDWDVPANITDRIANSRETGRVPVAVGRNGTAEGVIVVGDKLRENWDETVASISDDGKDVVVLTGDDARAAQQFRDHAAVDDVFAGVPPEGKAETVTRFNETGRTVMVGDGTNDAPALAAADLGIALGGGTAMAADAADVALVDDDLASVGTVFELARATNRRVKGNIAWAFCYNAIAIPLAVIGLLNPLFAALAMGGSSLLVVVNSTRPLLSDEDTA
- a CDS encoding TetR/AcrR family transcriptional regulator, with the protein product MADEPATDILDATYRALCEHGYANLTLRDIAAETDKSKASIHYYYDSKDELFVAFLDELYEQFTDRVGTHDGDTARERLETLFQVLLTTDADSSRREFRTAMLELKAQAPYNPPLRERLIEFDEFLFEQLREILSAGVHAGEFDGSVDPARHAEFLTTAITGAQTRHVVIDHSSARLYGTMTGYLERQLLADENSEVAQ